A single region of the Thermococcus paralvinellae genome encodes:
- a CDS encoding TldD/PmbA family protein, which translates to MEIERLMRKAEELAREYGIKYYEVRIAEINATHLEMQNSHLEEFSSNIEIGIGVRAFCGAWGFSSANDMRRAEKAIETAMKIAKLMKGNSKVYLDDPTKDRAEIKAKKAFVDVDLEEKLELVKTVDRLLMDDKIVNRKITYGDGLKWQFYFNSLGSEIETIIPRIRLSFSATAKKGNDMQSYWEIFGGTGGWEIIENTDLEHWTTFVKEKAKSLLNAQLPPSGEFDVIMDPELAGVFIHEALGHASEGDAIKNGESILEGKLGEKIAVEELTVVDDPTLEGKFGSYIYDDEGIKARRVEIIKNGFLNEYLLDRETAAYLNMEPNGHGRAQSYNYQPLVRMSNTYIEPRDWSFEEMLSEVKRGLYLIGDKGGEVDIANGTFMFGAKEGYLIENGEIKAHIRDVALSGKILDVLRNIRAIGKDLKIEFPGYCGKGQWVPVDDGGPHVLTRALVGGLL; encoded by the coding sequence ATGGAAATTGAGAGACTTATGAGAAAAGCAGAGGAACTTGCGAGAGAGTATGGGATCAAATATTATGAAGTTAGAATAGCAGAAATAAATGCCACTCACTTGGAAATGCAAAACTCTCATCTTGAGGAGTTTTCTTCAAATATTGAAATTGGGATTGGTGTGAGAGCATTTTGTGGTGCCTGGGGATTTTCCTCAGCTAACGATATGAGGAGAGCAGAAAAAGCAATAGAAACCGCCATGAAAATAGCAAAGTTGATGAAAGGGAATTCAAAAGTTTATCTTGATGATCCGACAAAAGATCGAGCCGAAATTAAAGCAAAAAAAGCTTTTGTGGATGTTGATTTAGAGGAGAAGCTTGAACTCGTAAAAACTGTGGACAGGTTATTAATGGATGACAAGATTGTAAACAGAAAGATAACCTATGGTGATGGTCTAAAATGGCAATTCTACTTTAACTCTTTGGGGAGCGAGATTGAAACAATAATTCCAAGAATAAGACTTAGCTTCTCTGCAACAGCTAAAAAGGGAAACGACATGCAGAGTTATTGGGAAATCTTCGGTGGGACTGGGGGATGGGAAATAATTGAGAATACTGACTTGGAACACTGGACAACCTTTGTGAAAGAAAAAGCGAAGTCTCTGCTGAATGCTCAACTACCTCCCTCTGGAGAGTTTGATGTGATTATGGATCCAGAGCTTGCTGGCGTGTTTATTCATGAAGCTTTAGGGCATGCAAGCGAAGGTGATGCAATAAAGAATGGGGAGAGCATTTTAGAGGGCAAGCTTGGAGAGAAAATAGCTGTTGAAGAGCTTACGGTTGTTGATGATCCAACTCTAGAAGGAAAATTCGGCTCATATATTTATGATGATGAAGGTATAAAAGCGAGAAGAGTTGAAATAATTAAAAATGGATTCCTTAATGAGTACCTCCTTGATAGGGAAACAGCGGCTTATCTTAATATGGAACCAAATGGACACGGCAGGGCTCAAAGCTACAACTATCAGCCTTTAGTTAGAATGAGCAACACGTACATTGAACCTCGTGATTGGAGCTTTGAGGAGATGCTTAGTGAAGTGAAGCGTGGTTTGTATTTAATCGGAGATAAAGGTGGAGAAGTGGACATCGCTAATGGAACTTTCATGTTTGGAGCAAAAGAAGGTTATTTAATTGAAAATGGTGAGATTAAAGCACATATAAGGGACGTTGCATTATCAGGAAAAATCCTTGACGTTCTTAGGAATATCAGAGCTATTGGCAAAGATTTGAAAATCGAATTTCCTGGCTATTGTGGAAAAGGCCAGTGGGTACCTGTTGATGACGGCGGCCCTCATGTATTGACGAGAGCTTTGGTGGGTGGATTGCTATGA
- a CDS encoding winged helix-turn-helix transcriptional regulator, protein MTHREEILQYIRKNPGITFRRLADELGIGIGNLQYHLYQLEKEGLIFSKKLGGKRYIFPKEFREEYEPLLIAISNETQRKILLLLAEKDMNQREIAERLNLTQATINYHMNALSKLGLIEKRKEGRNVIYSLKCDIEIIIRVINEYRPKLWDKLADRLIDLMLTLKGGDIND, encoded by the coding sequence ATGACCCACAGAGAGGAGATACTCCAGTATATTCGCAAAAACCCTGGCATAACATTTCGAAGACTTGCAGATGAGCTTGGGATAGGCATAGGAAATCTTCAGTATCATCTTTATCAGCTCGAAAAGGAGGGCCTAATATTTTCAAAAAAGCTTGGAGGAAAAAGATATATATTCCCAAAGGAATTCAGAGAAGAATACGAACCCTTGCTGATAGCAATTTCAAATGAAACCCAGCGTAAAATACTGCTCCTACTAGCGGAAAAAGACATGAATCAGCGAGAAATTGCTGAAAGATTAAACCTTACACAGGCAACAATAAACTACCATATGAATGCTCTCAGCAAGCTGGGACTCATTGAGAAAAGAAAAGAAGGTCGAAATGTGATATACAGCTTGAAATGTGATATTGAGATCATAATAAGAGTGATCAACGAGTACAGGCCAAAGCTATGGGATAAGCTGGCGGATAGACTTATCGATCTCATGCTAACTCTGAAAGGTGGTGATATAAATGATTGA
- a CDS encoding universal stress protein — protein sequence MKILVLIDGSKWSQKAALHAISIAKKKNAKIILFSVLDRREARAVAFNLSMRSDKLDEIKKFEEQIWHEMKKSVKEIMVDLLELCHKENVNCSMKIVEGIAKDEILKEANSGEYTLVVMGAYGKSGKTRIGSLLEELAGIIKPPLMIVR from the coding sequence ATGAAAATATTGGTACTCATAGATGGTTCAAAATGGAGTCAAAAGGCAGCTCTGCATGCTATATCAATAGCAAAGAAAAAGAATGCCAAAATTATTTTATTTTCGGTTCTTGATAGAAGGGAAGCGAGGGCTGTTGCATTTAATCTAAGTATGAGGAGTGACAAACTTGATGAGATAAAGAAGTTTGAAGAACAGATATGGCACGAGATGAAGAAGAGCGTTAAAGAAATAATGGTGGATTTACTCGAACTATGCCACAAGGAAAACGTTAATTGTTCTATGAAAATAGTGGAAGGTATTGCAAAGGATGAAATCCTCAAGGAGGCAAATAGTGGGGAGTATACTTTAGTTGTTATGGGTGCTTATGGAAAAAGTGGAAAAACAAGAATTGGAAGCCTATTAGAGGAGCTTGCTGGGATCATAAAGCCACCCTTAATGATTGTTCGTTAA